Proteins encoded together in one Chryseobacterium sp. G0201 window:
- the purB gene encoding adenylosuccinate lyase gives MNSYKNPLEERYSSEEMLFNFSHNNKFRTWRQLWIALAEIEKDLGLEISDEQIAELKANAENIDYDKAAEYEKKFRHDVMAHVHAYGDVAPSAKGIIHLGATSAFVGDNTDLIQIRDGLLILKKKLVNVMKNLADFSIQYKDLPTLGFTHFQPAQLTTVGKRATLWLQSLVLDIEELDFFLETLRFRGVKGTTGTAASFLELFNGDYSKVKHLDKELSKRFGFDKVFGVSGQTYDRKIDAKVVALLSNIAQSAHKFSNDLRLLQNLKEVEEPFEKNQIGSSAMAYKRNPMRSERIGALAKYVMSLTTSSAMVASTQWFERTLDDSANKRLTIPQAFLAVDAILLIWNNIMNGIVVYPNRINKHIEEELPFMATEYIIMEEVKAGGDRQEIHEVIRVHSMEASKKVKEEGKENDLIERILNDDSLKLDKSKLKEVLDPKNFIGFAPIQTEEFISNEVQPILDANKDLIGLEADLKV, from the coding sequence GAAATGTTATTTAATTTCTCACATAACAACAAATTCCGTACTTGGAGACAGCTTTGGATCGCTCTTGCAGAGATCGAAAAAGACCTGGGTCTTGAAATTTCTGATGAGCAGATCGCTGAGTTGAAAGCCAATGCTGAAAACATCGATTACGATAAAGCAGCAGAGTATGAGAAAAAATTCCGTCATGATGTTATGGCTCACGTTCACGCATATGGTGATGTGGCGCCTTCAGCAAAAGGAATTATACATTTGGGAGCTACTTCGGCTTTTGTAGGAGACAATACAGACTTAATTCAAATCCGTGACGGACTATTAATTTTAAAGAAAAAATTAGTAAACGTAATGAAAAATCTTGCGGATTTTTCTATTCAATATAAAGACCTTCCAACATTAGGATTCACTCACTTCCAGCCAGCTCAGTTAACGACTGTTGGAAAAAGAGCGACACTTTGGTTACAAAGTTTGGTTCTTGACATCGAAGAACTTGATTTCTTCCTAGAAACGCTACGTTTCAGAGGAGTAAAGGGAACAACAGGAACCGCTGCAAGTTTCCTAGAGCTTTTCAACGGTGATTATTCTAAGGTTAAACATTTAGATAAAGAACTTTCAAAAAGATTCGGGTTCGATAAAGTTTTTGGAGTTTCCGGACAGACTTACGACAGAAAAATTGATGCGAAAGTGGTGGCTTTATTGTCAAACATTGCTCAATCAGCGCACAAATTCTCAAACGATTTGCGTCTTCTTCAAAATCTTAAAGAAGTTGAAGAACCATTCGAAAAAAACCAAATCGGTTCATCTGCAATGGCTTACAAACGTAATCCAATGAGAAGTGAAAGAATCGGAGCGTTGGCAAAATACGTAATGTCTTTGACTACAAGTTCTGCAATGGTAGCTTCAACTCAATGGTTTGAAAGAACTTTGGACGATTCTGCAAACAAGAGATTAACTATTCCACAAGCATTTTTAGCTGTTGATGCAATTCTATTAATCTGGAACAACATCATGAATGGAATCGTTGTTTATCCAAACAGAATCAACAAACATATTGAAGAAGAACTTCCTTTCATGGCGACAGAATACATCATCATGGAAGAAGTAAAAGCTGGTGGTGACCGTCAGGAAATCCACGAAGTGATCAGAGTTCACTCAATGGAAGCTTCTAAAAAAGTTAAAGAAGAAGGTAAAGAAAATGATCTGATTGAAAGAATCTTAAACGACGATTCTTTAAAATTAGATAAATCAAAATTAAAAGAAGTTTTAGATCCTAAAAACTTTATCGGTTTTGCTCCAATTCAGACGGAAGAATTTATCAGCAATGAAGTTCAACCAATTCTAGATGCAAACAAAGATCTGATAGGTTTGGAGGCTGACCTTAAAGTATAA
- a CDS encoding WG repeat-containing protein: MKKALLFISLIPMISFSQKKDVLKYFISKDSLVGVKNQDGKIIVPAQFKIFSNIENGELVEGETIYFDGFKKDEQKEKNAWGYVYDKKGNFLYRPFLYDNGADYFSEGIRRFVKNGKVGFADRNGNTVIEAKHDFVSPFNYGYAAFCDGCDWEKTEDEHKAIVGGDWGMMNFKGEIIQPISKSENAVEIDGKYYPNPFKYNEKEKNILQFFEKYSKKLSDIYYVNHYNKLSENEKKLFFEIIERPKENFPYFQIDTYDNGKMNSGSSRFNFIVSEDGKNFYASDYDVEKRPFEKWLKKEMKEAEKFQKEHPDNPNKLSK; the protein is encoded by the coding sequence ATGAAAAAAGCACTTTTATTCATTTCATTGATACCAATGATTTCTTTTTCTCAGAAGAAGGATGTTTTAAAGTATTTTATATCGAAAGATTCTTTGGTTGGAGTAAAAAATCAAGATGGTAAAATTATCGTTCCTGCTCAGTTCAAAATTTTCTCAAACATTGAAAATGGTGAATTGGTTGAAGGAGAAACGATCTATTTTGATGGTTTTAAAAAAGATGAACAAAAAGAGAAAAATGCTTGGGGATATGTTTATGATAAAAAAGGAAATTTCCTGTATAGACCTTTCTTGTACGACAACGGAGCAGATTATTTCTCCGAAGGCATAAGAAGATTTGTCAAAAATGGGAAAGTAGGTTTTGCAGACAGAAACGGTAACACAGTCATTGAAGCTAAACATGATTTTGTATCGCCTTTCAATTATGGATATGCCGCCTTTTGCGATGGCTGCGATTGGGAGAAAACCGAAGACGAGCACAAAGCAATCGTTGGTGGAGATTGGGGAATGATGAATTTTAAAGGTGAAATCATTCAACCCATTTCAAAATCTGAAAATGCTGTAGAAATTGACGGAAAATACTATCCGAATCCATTCAAATACAATGAAAAAGAGAAGAACATTCTTCAATTTTTCGAAAAATATAGTAAAAAGCTTTCCGATATTTATTATGTAAACCACTATAATAAGTTATCCGAAAATGAGAAGAAATTATTTTTTGAGATTATTGAAAGACCAAAAGAAAATTTTCCATATTTTCAGATTGATACATATGATAACGGAAAGATGAATTCAGGATCGTCACGTTTTAATTTCATAGTTTCAGAAGATGGTAAAAATTTTTACGCTTCGGATTATGATGTTGAAAAACGTCCTTTTGAAAAATGGCTGAAAAAAGAAATGAAAGAAGCCGAAAAATTTCAAAAAGAACATCCCGATAATCCGAACAAATTAAGTAAATAA
- a CDS encoding YhcG family protein: protein MLQNQNHQQLMTDLKELVTKTRSQVAVQVNSAMVVLYWKVGQRINEDILGNKRAEYGKEIISQISQQLTFEFGSSFSEKNIRKMMQFASVFGNFEIVASAMRQLSWTHFLLLIPISEDTKRDFYIEVCKIENWSVRTLREKINSLLFERTVISKKPQEVINKELKNWSENNILNPDLIFKDPYFLDFLELKDTFSEKDLEEAIIVELQKFISELGSDFAFLSRQKRITIDNRDYYLDLLFYHRKLKSLVVIELKLGEFEAAHKGQMELYLSYLNTYEKVEGENPPIGLILCSGKNSEHIELMNLEADNIKVAEYFLVLPSKKVLLEKFHRSIEIARNKFENKNKSNNI from the coding sequence ATGTTACAAAATCAAAATCATCAACAATTAATGACCGATTTAAAAGAACTGGTTACCAAGACGAGAAGTCAGGTAGCTGTTCAGGTAAATTCGGCAATGGTGGTTTTATATTGGAAAGTTGGACAAAGAATAAATGAGGATATCTTAGGAAATAAAAGAGCAGAGTATGGAAAAGAGATAATTTCACAAATTTCTCAGCAGCTTACTTTTGAATTTGGAAGTTCTTTTTCAGAAAAAAATATTCGGAAAATGATGCAGTTTGCTTCTGTTTTTGGAAATTTTGAAATTGTCGCATCAGCGATGCGACAATTATCATGGACCCATTTTCTGTTACTCATTCCTATTTCTGAAGATACTAAAAGAGATTTTTATATTGAAGTTTGTAAAATTGAAAATTGGAGTGTAAGAACTTTGAGAGAAAAGATTAACTCTTTACTTTTTGAGCGAACTGTAATAAGCAAAAAACCACAAGAAGTAATTAATAAGGAACTAAAAAATTGGTCTGAGAATAATATTTTGAATCCGGATCTGATTTTTAAAGATCCTTATTTTCTAGATTTTTTGGAATTGAAAGATACGTTTTCTGAAAAGGATTTGGAAGAAGCAATAATTGTTGAGCTTCAAAAATTTATTTCGGAATTAGGAAGTGATTTTGCATTTCTCTCGAGACAAAAAAGGATTACAATCGATAATAGAGATTACTATTTAGATTTACTTTTCTATCATAGAAAATTAAAATCTTTAGTAGTTATCGAGTTGAAATTGGGAGAATTTGAAGCTGCACACAAAGGTCAAATGGAGCTTTATCTTTCATATCTTAATACATATGAAAAAGTAGAAGGCGAAAACCCGCCGATTGGTTTAATTCTTTGTTCTGGAAAAAATTCCGAACATATCGAACTAATGAATCTGGAAGCAGATAACATAAAAGTTGCAGAATATTTTCTTGTATTACCTTCAAAAAAAGTTTTACTTGAAAAATTCCACCGTTCGATAGAAATTGCAAGGAATAAATTTGAAAATAAAAATAAGTCTAATAATATTTAA